CGGGGGTATGCTCGACGTAGGCGAGGCGGCACCCGAGTTCGAACTTTCCAATCAACACGGCGAGACGGTCCGACTCTCCGATTTCGAGGGGCGGCGACTCGTCGTCTACTTCTACCCGCGGGCGAACACCGAGGGCTGTACGACGGAAGCCTGCGGCTTCGACGACGTCCTCGAGCAGTTCGAGACTCTCGAGACTGCGGTCGTCGGCATCAGCGACGACCCCGTCGACGATCTCGAGACCTTCGCCGACGATTACGACCTCTCGTTCGACCTGCTCTCGGACGAGCTGGGCGAGGTGGCGACGCTGTACGACTCCTACGGCGAGAAACAGATGTTCGGCAACACCTTCGACGGCGTCTTCCGCAACACGTACGTCGTCGGTCCCGACGGCCGGATCGAGGCGGTCTTCGAGGACGTGTCGCCGGACGGTCACGCCGAGGCGGTGCTCGCAGAACTCGAGGAGTTGGCGGACGCACCCCTCGAGACGGCGTCCGACTGATCGACGAGGCCACAACTCAACGTCGTCCGCGACAGAGCAGGGTCTCGAGTAGGGGTGGCCGAACTGGTGATCACACCGCGTAGCCCATCTACTGCTGCGT
The DNA window shown above is from Halopiger xanaduensis SH-6 and carries:
- the bcp gene encoding thioredoxin-dependent thiol peroxidase, producing the protein MLDVGEAAPEFELSNQHGETVRLSDFEGRRLVVYFYPRANTEGCTTEACGFDDVLEQFETLETAVVGISDDPVDDLETFADDYDLSFDLLSDELGEVATLYDSYGEKQMFGNTFDGVFRNTYVVGPDGRIEAVFEDVSPDGHAEAVLAELEELADAPLETASD